The following coding sequences are from one Plasmodium gaboni strain SY75 chromosome 10, whole genome shotgun sequence window:
- a CDS encoding hypothetical protein (conserved Plasmodium protein, unknown function) — MDNLTLKSFYKKKKQSFNMIYLDLRKTVMAAKWNQGINKMAESLENKLLAMLFLTSNYYLMNNNNIFLKHVDKYYKGIKKNNKKNIYTDRRIYKILLKRINYKLYNIFLKTLKHKERENIPDIKYTLYNININKNLQEEYLSNIFDKYFKTLLSYLPQYKGKCIINEFYNMDFIFHRNLKIIRNIKKNNKYIIYQILFL; from the exons ATGGATAATTTAACTTTAAaatctttttataaaaagaaaaagcAATCTTTTAATATGA TTTATTTGGACCTTCGAAAAACAGTTATGGCAGCGAAATGGAATCAAGG AATAAATAAGATGGCAGAATCTTTGGAAAACAAATTATTG GCGATGTTATTTCTTACTTCTAACTATTATcttatgaataataataatatattcttaaagcatgttgataaatattataagggtataaaaaaaaataacaaaaaaaatatatatacagACAGGaggatatataaaatactactgaaaagaataaattataaattatataatatatttttaaaaacttTGAAACATAAAGAAAGAGAGAATATACCTgatattaaatatacactttataatataaatataaacaaaaatttaCAAGAGGAATATTtaagtaatatatttgataagTATTTTAAAACACTATTAAGTTATTTACCACAATATAAAGGTAAATGTATAATTAAtgaattttataatatggattttatatttcataggaatttaaaaattattagaaatataaaaaaaaataataaatatattatttatcaaattttgtttttataa
- a CDS encoding hypothetical protein (conserved Plasmodium protein, unknown function), with protein sequence MDSFYKKKRNVLTLINDDQDVYKYKDIYNNCENDIYTLYLNIINAYKNCVCEEKKLFLNKCIKNGNIKYIEKVVKEIIEKKNVYNNIDDKSIKKSIDLLIYPCVYEINKNEYYYTTSCCSGRMVIFKEVHINNNKYDNQKNFKNNDISEENKKQQNISNHLSNTHLSNIYKTDEVFLSHFKKNFILQNNQDNYNCCSDHHISSFFNVSNKKTNISEDIYDEQNFKDNIFYINKEYKKKKVRKKKKKIHKKNVHILYSTHSHQHLEYDINVIKDILKKEMFQNYFDVNPKKNYYKNISFDFMGTKKKYSLQNDININSSIITMSDNEGMKKKEKNNQLINILNNQNKRNIYIKFEPFIIHIKCTTFLSALKLLKIAQNAGLKQSGILNFNKYVTVAIRGSMRLEHLLGDIHHTLQHTNLMDIIHICNNKLSKNLSQLVNFYKCFKQFKEHEQNYQFVSINREMLSSIENNLSSNAKTKKKKEKKKKKNNLYRKNNVQDNINIFDHLEKNNKTNNFYLTCSGKKNIPNGNCSTITEPDKIGCNLKDEITYENKQNDVNIIKKEKQKKIDLNKYNIQLNEEGYIINENKNDKFIGWKILGNNMNVQNFLVWGHDMFMQKNKIYMFGGFSKGIRNNKLKIYDVINKKHFIYDTDLPSLVFHNFIQLDEKFAFIFGGRQNPKKCTNMVWVYNIKEKFWIRANRTNSFVGRNKDVLFLENMEQKMDTTKHSMVKKYTNVENNNDNLLCSDDNRFYFNNEEAPCPRYRHASVFVRRYIKKSKSIYVFYTYGGVNEKNEILNDIWEGKIILNLEDEGIAHIEWNKKNCSQKIEACRINNHSLIYNKKKNFIYVVGGYQDNDKANYTQEYEYDENNNNNNNNNNHSGNNNVYLSDGMIIDMPNLSSTAVCKKMKYLYTYDIKKDNFFYTKCIGDDNIELKAYPSDRFSHSTCLINHNFFILVGGINIHRTLNDVWLFHMKTNKWNYLGTFTFQNMYVRSKVVSENNCVYIIGGGCTVFTFGSFFDVPIWSNFSAIMKSMQHKELKDVLIFSEHGEEKEVQATCDNEIKNNCGNNNDNNNNNNNNNDNNNNNNYNNNDNNNYNNNYNNYNNNYSSYNILVERNEHKEGIKKEILVFEKKKKNKDEKGDDIKDEEGKNELPYIIEEEKKDRNCDFGKRTFCSPEKNIKIGLYIIIKDKKFVKQIKVYLENKKLFDNSLKIYNNTRNEHNEEYNNIMCEEEIFYVPIKKKIDDDILKKDDYFKNVLLNKIEKCNDGNIFYYEKVICEIYNGTYKENIKSPNGDTFLKKKLRILFYKFLNEKMKNYLNSSEKKMVMEGYRKYEIIGNILIFHYKYFECIMKLYKLYEYKLKKYKKKINKMIERRRSKRKTFRYYSYNHNNKKKNNKLVSCFLLDDVYKYKYYIKKVKRFWLAVKYIFNNKYIFNNKYIFNNKDIFNNKNILSLKKKEKGKKTFYIKVKLNKKCITNKINILLYRRKEKMFDENIFRDIIKRNRKYEIIKKKRKIKCIALYEKVHGKLRQNKIHIVCGKNLKTIHIENKIKYKLDLKKCMFSSGNGTEKERMKNMYIISNNNNKNNNKNKNILLNQKSDDNIKENVVDLFCGVGYFTLPLLKCIEAQKKINNYFACDINPNSLKLLRESIKLNNINKKNIFIIKQNSFILSKNVQMVRKCHRIIVGLLPHSQPAWKNAFFLLDNKCGGILHIHGIGQHIFDEHVCISSINTYDYILKKKNVNISSINKLTKVQMVQEYVNKIEDSHYVEEIKKNKDHHQNNNINYYNSNSKSKLYIGNNIPHNLSFAQYTLIEIFKIALYDNLKNNIFWNIAISHVERVKSYAPRLYHYVVDIKCDPLIF encoded by the coding sequence ATGGACAgcttttataaaaaaaaaagaaacgTTTTAACTCTTATTAATGATGATCAAGATgtatacaaatataaagacatatataataattgtgagaatgatatatatactttatatttaaatattattaatgcatataaaaattgtGTTTGTGAGgaaaagaaattatttcTTAACAAGTGTATTAAAAACggaaatataaaatatatagaaaaagTAGTTAAGGaaattatagaaaaaaaaaatgtatataataatatagatgataaatcaataaaaaaaagtatcgacttattaatatatccttgtgtatatgaaataaataaaaatgaatattattatacaaCTTCTTGCTGTTCAGGTAGAATGgttatttttaaagaagtacatataaataataataaatatgataatcaaaaaaattttaaaaataatgatatttctgaagaaaataaaaaacaacaaaatatatctaatcATTTAAGTAATACACatttatcaaatatatataaaacagATGAAGTTTTTCTTTCgcattttaaaaaaaattttattttacaaaataaccaagataattataattgtTGTTCTGATCATCATATATcctctttttttaatgtttcaaacaaaaaaacaaatatttctgaggatatatatgatgaacaaaattttaaagataatatattttatattaataaggaatataaaaaaaaaaaagtacgaaaaaaaaaaaaaaaaatacataaaaaaaatgtacatatattatattccACACATTCACATCAACATTTAgaatatgatataaatgtaataaaagatattttaaaaaaagaaatgtttcaaaattattttgatgttaacccaaaaaaaaattattataaaaatatctCATTTGATTTCATGGgtacaaaaaaaaaatattcattacaaaatgatattaatataaacTCTTCTATAATCACCATGAGTGATAATGAAGgtatgaaaaaaaaagaaaaaaataatcaacttattaatatattaaataatcaaaacaaaagaaatatatatataaaatttgaACCATTTATAATACACATTAAATGTACCACTTTCTTAAGTGcattaaaattattaaaaattgCGCAAAATGCAGGATTAAAACAAAGTGGTATTctaaattttaataaatatgtaacTGTAGCTATAAGAGGATCCATGAGATTAGAACATCTATTAGGAGATATTCATCATACATTACAACATACAAATCTAATGGatatcattcatatttgtaataataaattatccAAAAATTTATCACAACTTGtcaatttttataagtGCTTTAAACAATTTAAAGAACACGAACAAAACTATCAATTTGTTTCAATAAATAGGGAAATGCTTTCCTCCATAGAAAATAACTTAAGTAGTAATgcaaaaacaaaaaaaaaaaaagaaaaaaaaaagaaaaaaaataatttgtatagaaaaaataatgttcaagataatataaatatttttgatcacctggaaaaaaataataaaacaaataatttttacCTTACTTGTTCaggtaaaaaaaatataccAAATGGAAATTGTTCTACTATAACAGAACCGGATAAAATAGGTTGTAACTTAAAAGATGAAATAacatatgaaaataaacaaaatgatgtaaatataataaaaaaggaaaagcaaaaaaaaatagatttaaataaatataatatccaattaaatgaagaaggttatataataaatgaaaataaaaatgacAAATTCATTGGATGGAAAATTTTAGGAAATAATATGAACGTTCAGAACTTTTTGGTATGGGGACATGACATGTTCATgcaaaaaaataaaatttatatgtttgGCGGATTTTCCAAAGGTATAcgaaataataaattaaaaatatatgatgtaataaataagaaacattttatatatgacACAGACCTCCCATCTTTAGtatttcataattttataCAATTGGATGAAAAGTTTGCTTTTATATTTGGTGGGAGGCAGAATCCAAAAAAATGTACCAATATGGTTTGGgtgtataatattaaagaGAAATTTTGGATAAGGGCAAATCGAACTAATTCCTTTGTTGGAAGAAATAAGgatgtattatttttagaAAACATGGAACAAAAAATGGACACTACTAAACATTCCATGGTAAAAAAGTACACTAATgttgaaaataataatgataatttattatgtaGTGATGACAATagattttattttaataatgaGGAAGCGCCTTGCCCCAGATATAGACATGCGTCCGTATTTGTTagaagatatataaaaaaaagtaagagcatatatgtattttatacATACGGTGGGGTTAATGAAAAGAATGAAATTTTGAATGATATATGGGAAGgcaaaataatattaaatttgGAGGATGAAGGAATAGCTCACATTGAAtggaataaaaaaaattgttcCCAAAAAATTGAGGCATGTCGTATTAATAATCattcattaatatataacaagaagaaaaattttatttatgtagTTGGGGGTTATCAAGACAATGATAAAGCTAATTATACACAAGAATATgaatatgatgaaaataataataataataataataataataatcatagtggtaataataatgtatacCTTAGTGATGGTATGATAATTGATATGCCCAATTTAAGTTCAACTGCAGtttgtaaaaaaatgaagTATTTGTATACTTATGacataaaaaaagataattttttttatacaaaaTGCATAGGTGATGACAATATTGAATTAAAAGCTTATCCAAGTGATCGATTTTCTCATTCGACTTGTTTGATTAAccataatttttttatactaGTAGGAggtataaatatacatagAACATTAAATGATGTATGGTTATTTCATATGAAAACGAATAAGTGGAATTATTTAGGAACTTTCACTTTTCAAAATATGTATGTTCGTTCAAAGGTTGTGAGTGAAAATAAttgtgtatatattataggGGGTGGTTGTACTGTTTTTACATTTGGTAGTTTTTTTGACGTGCCAATATGGAGTAATTTCAGTGCAATTATGAAAAGTATGCAACATAAAGAATTAAAGGATGTACTGATTTTTTCTGAACATGGAGAAGAGAAGGAAGTGCAAGCAACGTGTGATAATgagataaaaaataattgtggtaacaataatgataataataataataataataataataatgataataataataataataattataataataatgataataataattataataataattataataattataataataattatagtAGTTATAACATTTTGGTGGAGAGAAATGAACATAAGGAAGGTattaaaaaggaaattttggtatttgaaaaaaaaaaaaaaaataaagatgaaaaaggggatgatataaaagatgaggagggaaaaaatgaattgccttatattattgaggaagaaaaaaaggaCAGAAATTGTGACTTTGGAAAAAGAACATTTTGTTCTCCTGAGAAGAACATAAAAATAGGgttgtatataattattaaagataaaaaatttgTAAAACAAATTAAAGTATATTTAGAGAACAAGAAACTGTTCGATAATtcattaaaaatttataataacaCACGAAATGAACATaatgaagaatataataacattatGTGTGAAGAGgaaattttttatgtgcctataaaaaaaaaaattgatgatgatatattaaaaaaggaTGACTACTTTAAAAATGTCCTTTTGAATAAGATAGAAAAATGTAATGATggaaatattttttattacgAAAAAGTGATATgtgaaatatataatggAACATAcaaagaaaatataaaaagtcCAAATGGTGAtacttttttaaaaaagaaattaagaattttattttataaatttttaaatgagaaaatgaaaaattacCTGAACAGttcagaaaaaaaaatggtTATGGAAGgatatagaaaatatgaaattataGGGAACATTTTgatatttcattataaatattttgaatgtataatgaaattatataaattatatgagtataaattaaaaaaatataagaagaaaataaataaaatgatagAAAGGAGGAGGAGTAAGAGGAAGACATTTAgatattattcatataatcataataataagaagaaaaataataaattggtatcatgttttttattggatgatgtatataaatataaatattatattaagAAAGTAAAGAGATTTTGGCTAGCTGTtaagtatatttttaataataagtatatttttaataataagtatatttttaataataaggatatttttaataataagaatatattgtcattaaaaaaaaaggagaaagggaaaaaaacattttatattaaagtaaaattaaataaaaaatgtataacaaataagataaatatattattatatagaagaaaagaaaaaatgtTTGATGAGAATATTTTTAGGGATATAATTAAGAGGAatagaaaatatgaaataataaaaaagaaaagaaagaTAAAATGTATTGCATTATATGAAAAGGTACATGGTAAATTAAgacaaaataaaatacatattgTATGTGgaaaaaatttaaaaactatacatattgaaaataaaattaaatataaattggatttaaaaaaatgtatgtTTTCATCAGGAAATGGTACAGAAAAGGAAAGaatgaaaaatatgtatattataagtaataataataataaaaataataataaaaataagaatattttgttaaatcaaaaaagtgatgataatataaaagaaaatgtgGTGGATTTATTTTGTGGTGTTGGTTATTTTACTTTACctttattaaaatgtataGAAGCTcagaagaaaataaataattatttcGCATGTGATATTAATCCAAAttcattaaaattattaagaGAATCAATAAAActaaataatattaataagaaaaatatttttattataaaacaGAATTCATTTATCTTATCTAAAAATGTTCAGATGGTAAGGAAGTGTCATCGAATAATAGTTGGACTCTTACCACATAGTCAGCCCGCTTGGAAGAAtgcattttttttattagaTAATAAATGTGGAGGTATATTACATATTCATGGTATTGGTCAGCATATTTTTGATGAGCATGTATGTATTTCATCaataaatacatatgattatattttaaaaaagaaaaatgtaaatatatcttctataaataaattGACAAAGGTTCAGATGGTTCAAgaatatgtaaataaaattgaaGATTCTCATTATGTGGAAgaaatcaaaaaaaataaagaccatcatcaaaataataatattaattacTATAATTCAAATAGTAAGAgtaaattatatataggaAATAACATCCCACATAATTTATCCTTTGCTCAATATACTTTGATAgaaatattcaaaatagCATTATATGACAatcttaaaaataatatattttggAATATAGCAATAAGTCATGTGGAACGGGTCAAATCATATGCACCTCGATTGTATCATTATGTCGTGGATATCAAATGTGATCCGCTTATATTTTAG
- a CDS encoding hypothetical protein (conserved Plasmodium protein, unknown function), with the protein MEDPEPEDEGEEYIVGKNIIHNNIYNQNFIKKFLFENIERNEINNFKRNKKSNKNKKFIIHLVPSKNSSFYNFLKKKKNDVLKKYGQDETYKYDIHISVTGYFCCDNINVFIKTLYHFMFQYLKLYYTFKKIIFKNLYFHISLPNKADVESFILKKGKIKYQIKKEDTIKNVSRTIFKNQPNHYDEEEYIPPEILNQKHHIVDIKKQDLTYTKNIETYQCVENVDSHYIKKKQKTNKNSEPIKQHVLTTNDGYVIVPIHCEWLKRILDNFFFIIKNNNVISYNTITNDMYTINKNISKLHDSMKKKYICFNNNNNMLSYDPYKSSLLLLKHEDSNSNIPSNITSNMNNGLDVISSSNKSDSLIAQYYINNNNNNSNSNKMFYNNDEMNSTYFVYTNCDSNTLIDNLSFNKTINSFQDNHMGNTLICNNNNNIDIMNYNNNNSHNFFKHANHVDINLSSNKSDSSDKTNNSKKEKKKKKSNNNNNNKKTDSHRKDAMNKMSYTYNNFKVNVSDFRVKDCNHISLACNRNNKYIQKNIANMYKDIKYYFLNCSWDLVMFECDQNVFPQANKQNKFLNEIFRVKNFAVS; encoded by the coding sequence atggaaGATCCCGAGCCTGAGGATGAAGGCGAGGAATATATAGtaggaaaaaatataattcataataatatttataaccagaattttataaaaaagtttctttttgaaaatatagaaagaaatgaaattaataattttaaaagGAATAAAAAAAGCAACAAGAATAAAAAGTTTATTATCCATTTAGTACCGTCAAAGAattcttctttttataattttcttaaaaagaaaaaaaatgatgttttaaaaaaatatggacaagatgaaacatataaatatgatatacATATAAGTGTTACTGGATATTTTTGTtgtgataatataaatgtatttataaaaacattataTCACTTTATGTTtcaatatttaaaattgtattatacttttaaaaaaattatttttaaaaatttatattttcatatatcTTTACCTAACAAAGCTGATGTAGAatcatttattttgaaaaaaggtaaaataaaatatcagattaaaaaagaagacacaataaaaaatgtgAGTAGGACCATATTTAAGAACCAACCTAATCATTATGATGAGGAGGAATATATTCCTCCAGAAATTTTAAATCAAAAACACCACATTGTAGATATAAAGAAACAAGATCTTACgtatacaaaaaatattgaaacTTATCAATGTGTTGAAAATGTAGATTCtcattatattaaaaaaaaacaaaaaacaaacaaaaattCTGAACCTATCAAACAGCATGTTCTAACAACAAACGATGGTTATGTTATAGTCCCTATACATTGTGAGTGGTTGAAAAGAATATTAgataatttcttttttataataaaaaataataatgtcATATCTTATAACACAATTACGAATGATATGTATAccataaataaaaacatatcTAAATTACATGACAgtatgaaaaaaaaatatatatgttttaataataataataatatgttatcTTATGATCCTTATAAAAGTagtttattattattaaaacatGAGGATTCTAATTCTAATATACCTTCAAACATAACATCTAATATGAATAATGGTTTAGATGTTATATCTTCTTCCAACAAATCTGATAGCTTAATAGCtcaatattatatcaacaataataataataatagtaatagtaataaaatgttttataataatgacGAAATGAATAGTAcatattttgtatatacGAATTGTGATTCTAATACTCTTATAGATAATCTATCGTTTAATAAAACCATTAACTCATTTCAAGATAATCACATGGGTAACACattaatatgtaataataacaacaataTAGACATaatgaattataataataataatagtcataatttttttaaacatgCTAATCATGTGGATATTAACCTTAGCAGTAATAAAAGTGATAGTAGTgataaaacaaataattcaaagaaagagaaaaaaaaaaaaaaaagtaataataataataataataaaaaaacagaTTCACATAGAAAAGATGCTATGAATAAAATGAGCTACACATATAACAATTTCAAAGTAAACGTATCAGATTTTAGAGTAAAGGATTGTAATCATATATCCTTAGCATGcaatagaaataataaatatatacaaaaaaatattgcaaatatgtataaagatataaaatattatttcttaaatTGTTCTTGGGATCTTGTTATGTTTGAATGTGATCAAAATGTTTTTCCTCAGGCgaataaacaaaataaatttttaaacGAAATTTTTAGAGTCAAAAATTTTGCAGTCTCCtag
- a CDS encoding putative PHF5-like protein yields MAAKHHPDLIMCRKQPGIAIGRLCEKCDGKCPICDSYVRPYTLVRICDECNYGSYQGRCIICGGTGISDAYYCKECCLCEKDRDGCPKIVNLGSAKTDLFYENKKYEFKKQ; encoded by the exons ATGGCAGCAAAACATC ATCCTGATTTAATTATGTGCCGAAAGCAACCAGGCATAg CTATTGGAAGATTATGTGAAAAATGTGATGGTAAATGTCCAATTTGTGATTCCTATGTAAGGCCATATACACTAGTACGTATATGTGACGAATGTAATTATGGAAGTTATCAA GGACGATGTATTATTTGTGGAGGCACAGGAATATCCGACGCATATTATTGTAAGGAATGTTGTCTATGTGAAAAAGAT AGGGATGGGTGCCCCAAAATCGTAAACCTAGGAAGTGCAAAAACTGATcttttttatgaaaataaaaaatatgaatttaagaaacaataa
- a CDS encoding hypothetical protein (conserved Plasmodium protein, unknown function) — MDIKKKKCKTYYFITTLILFICISVVLSRGEVINKHVKKKEGNYKNYEDLDKDINKKNYYYNKHKNKRLLSDNNNNISDNNNNNISDGNNNISDGNNNISDGNNNINHSNNHISDNNYLFYDKGDHKQEDNHKNEREENKNYTYDDKTKFTEFNKHINEELFSVHFPFNYEKETLSHHQNVNNYSTGEENNDLNNSENIINEEMKKKLSENVLEGEIKKQENSNNNNNNNNNNNNNNNNNDNNNNNNNDNNNNDVGTDEEKKIYKYFNKKTKDNFDGLILNLYFTQHNNLYTKVKVGDQLLKLSLNSRLEGVYVFMKNTPACYLEDDEMRICYDPLLSKNSTWCNNDLICLPAILTKPYECYADNTLNLENKVQYPNVYYDSLKYNETHIEGSDDIELVDLVGMQTKYIRNKKKKIDLNKINSNNKINSNNNNNNNNNNKNNKNNKGSISKNVDTNLESKNIFKTDNIIIKPTLTLSKSSNFLFQGADIKLVVDMTFYNDWNLFKDTDGMLGLAGKELGCRNISPWNNIIENNNSIFALDINLSSDVIKGYVPPVNSVGTLYYEYVKKKNLSHIKDGDIKISNIKDSDENNNMIDNKKVDMNIQNKNEFETSSSVIHIGNYSKEYGNIIWSEPRERGGIFSDSFMQFTIYNLEVCNKNIFGKYSSNWQAIIDLSSQCLVLPKMFWLSLMEYLPVNKNDDRCIRKNTNNNNNNNNNSNNNNNSDNIDYEEYNLPRMCSVDDANRPLPTLKFFLSDNDIVSANNIYSSNTSQNKAKERNQDEKQAVYIPLDNLIINDKKNNQNYLCVIPDIHDGRSAENSGRTTKPLIKFGSFVLNNLYVVVDQENYKVGFANKKSFHTSNEKCTQRAQCIGDQIYEPALNICVDPDCSIWYFYTLNDQTKKCESLSSRFYVFIIIILTLLILDIQSYYFYRKSVHVAKKSSR; from the coding sequence ATggatataaaaaaaaaaaaatgcaaaacgtattattttataactACACTGATATTGTTTATATGCATATCAGTAGTTTTATCAAGGGGTGAAGTAATAAACAAAcatgttaaaaaaaaggaagggaattataaaaattatgagGACCTCGACAAGgacataaataaaaaaaattattattataacaaacataaaaataagagGCTCCTaagtgataataataataatataagtgataataataataataatataagtgatggtaataataatataagtgatggcaataataatataagtgatggcaataataacataaatcatagtaataatcatataagtgataataattatttattttatgataaaGGGGACCATAAACAGGAGGATAATCATAAGAATGAGAgagaagaaaataaaaattatacatatgatgataaaacaaaatttacagaatttaataaacacataaatgaagaattaTTCAGTGTTCATTTTCCATTTAATTATGAAAAGGAAACATTATCACACCATCAAAATGttaataattattctaCAGGGGAGGAGAATAATGACCTGAACAATTcagaaaatataattaatgaagaaatgaaaaaaaaattatcagAAAATGTTCTGGAAGgagaaataaaaaaacaagaaaatagtaacaacaacaacaataataataataataataataataataataataataatgacaataataataataataataatgacaataataataatgatgtAGGAACggatgaagaaaaaaaaatatataaatattttaataaaaaaacaaaagaTAATTTTGATGGActtatattaaatttatattttactcagcataataatttatatacCAAAGTAAAAGTAGGTGACCAACTTTTAAAGTTATCTTTAAATAGTAGATTAGAAGGAGTTTATGTCTTTATGAAAAATACTCCTGCATGCTATTTAGAAGACGATGAAATGAGAATATGTTATGATCCTCttttatcaaaaaattCTACATGGTGTAATAATGATTTAATATGTCTACCTGCCATACTAACTAAACCATATGAATGTTATGCTGATAATACATTGAATTTAGAAAACAAGGTTCAATATCCTAATGTTTATTATGATTCTTTAAAGTATAACGAGACTCATATTGAAGGATCAGATGATATTGAGCTAGTAGACCTAGTGGGTATGcaaacaaaatatattagaaataaaaagaaaaaaatcgatcttaataaaatcaacagtaataataaaatcaacagtaataataataataataataataataataataaaaataataaaaataataaaggTAGTATTTCTAAAAACGTGGATACTAATTTAGaaagtaaaaatatttttaaaacagataatattataatcaaACCAACTCTTACATTATCAAAAAGTTCAAATTTTCTATTCCAAGGTGCGGATATAAAACTTGTAGTAGATATGACATTTTATAATGACTGGAATTTATTTAAAGATACAGATGGTATGCTTGGTTTGGCTGGAAAAGAATTAGGTTGTAGAAATATAAGTCCATGgaataatattatagaaAACAACAATTCTATATTTGCTTTAGATATTAATTTATCAAGTGATGTTATAAAAGGGTACGTGCCTCCTGTAAATAGTGTGGGTACcttatattatgaatatgttaaaaaaaaaaatctaaGCCATATAAAAGATGGTGACATAAAAATtagtaatataaaagatagtgatgaaaataataatatgatagATAACAAAAAGGTTGATATgaatattcaaaataaaaacgAATTTGAAACATCCAGTTCAGTTATACATATAGGTAATTATAGTAAAGAATATGGAAACATTATATGGTCAGAACCTAGAGAAAGAGGAGGTATATTTTCTGACTCATTCATGCAatttacaatatataacttagaagtatgtaataaaaatatatttggTAAATATAGTAGTAATTGGCAAGCTATAATTGATTTGAGCAGTCAATGTTTAGTACTTCCAAAAATGTTTTGGCTAAGTCTTATGGAATATCTTCCCGTAAATAAGAATGACGATAGATGcataagaaaaaatacaaacaacaacaacaataataataataatagtaataataataataatagtgatAATATAGATTATGAAGAATATAACTTACCCAGAATGTGTTCAGTTGATGATGCCAATAGACCCTTACCAACATTAAAATTTTTCCTCTCAGACAATGATATAGTTAGTgctaataatatatatagttcTAATACATCACAAAATAAAGCAAAAGAAAGAAATCAAGATGAGAAACAAGCTGTTTATATTCCACTagataatttaattattaacgataagaaaaataatcaaaattATCTATGTGTAATACCTGATATACATGATGGAAGATCAGCTGAAAATAGTGGTAGGACAACAAAACCATTAATTAAATTTGGTTCTTTTGTTTTAAATAATCTTTATGTAGTTGTTGATcaagaaaattataaagtAGGC